The following are encoded in a window of Limibacter armeniacum genomic DNA:
- a CDS encoding DUF4961 domain-containing protein: protein MIKHRLYMFVWLCLLAVVARYAYSNTPNKKVEDVALGLKFVSPGGLGFVEKAQSIYFELSTETSSTITLTIGGEEVKTVANATQLTYTHVVTEDGGFVNVVATATAGADTESLTLTYQVMPAVQTAQRPAGTVPGVNYIGGNTSKAVLVLHDPAKVKAFAYVVGDFTDWEEKSAYLMKKSEEADGNYFWLELNGLQAGQEYAFQYWIDGGLKLADPYAEKVLNEEDSEIATTVYPDLKLYPEGKTEGAVAVLETGAAAYTWQSNAVTISDNEDLVIYEMHIRDFTSEGSFKAAISRLDYLKDLGVNTVLIMPVMEFEGNSSQGYNPLFYFAPDKSYGTAEDLKALIDAIHGKGMAVVLDIVLNHTMAESPLVKLYSSASGVPTAINPWYNGNQPHVGFTKGYDLDHANPLAQQFVDRVNAYWLNEFKVDGLRFDFSNGFTNVAGNGWQPDASRVQLIERMADEIWKVNQEALVVLDHDTDYEERKTLAAYGLLVQGNENPVFRETSKGGYANLEFQYAGFYEFENLNLISFMESHDQERLAYEALFKGRMRGDYNITDMSTAFQRLKQSAAFFLMTPGPKMLWQFGELGYDVSLMQNEVNGALSEDNMDAPKPVLWSYADEAERKELYELYKTLLALRETYNLNALMSENVTMKMGGSLRLKEILLTGADLNVKMIGNFGMSAARVEYDLTEVGNAWFDYFAGGKNVPVNGAFILGPGEFKLLVSKPITFPKQGMIKEDNTTVAVFPTEFDANTVIKIYFDPAKAGSALSDAEEVHMASGIVLEGPESSKVVDLVNDDNEKGKMVKQPDGSWQIIITPSDYFDIGENELPYRIGMYFRNAEGTEEQKSPLGEYYYANFKLFPEQVWLIGSMMDWSLTNAQELQTNGNGEYSVIMDLQPGDSFKFIDALDYSAGTEYGSDNNVDLRIADGEGGDISLPEGKPTGTYKVVVNLNEMTVSFQDPQVLSTAKNILSYNVDGFDALIDQGASSIRLVMPDGTDLTNLAAVVRISTNATISPDPSAARDYTSPVVYTVTAEDGSTQEWVVTISAGKSTANDLLSFTMADVAGAIDGEAHTVQLLLPTGNDIKSQSAVYEISQFATITPDPGVARDYSSPVVFTVVAEDGTSQEWTVTVQSEANGLDGNALSAQVLIYPNPFGESFNMKTVGLKGDINVRIFDLTGRLVWQTIEEAGYPVVFSTASFHSGMYMMEIVTEEGRTLKRIIKQ from the coding sequence ATGATAAAACACAGACTTTACATGTTCGTGTGGCTTTGCCTTTTGGCAGTAGTAGCCCGTTATGCGTATTCCAATACACCCAATAAAAAAGTGGAAGATGTCGCTTTGGGACTCAAGTTCGTGTCTCCTGGTGGATTGGGTTTTGTTGAAAAGGCCCAGTCAATATATTTTGAACTGTCTACTGAAACATCATCAACCATTACCCTGACAATTGGAGGGGAGGAAGTGAAGACGGTTGCCAATGCTACCCAGCTTACCTATACACATGTTGTCACAGAAGATGGAGGTTTTGTAAATGTAGTAGCTACTGCAACAGCTGGAGCTGATACAGAGTCCTTAACACTGACCTATCAGGTTATGCCAGCAGTTCAGACTGCCCAAAGACCGGCAGGTACTGTGCCTGGGGTTAATTATATAGGAGGAAATACGTCAAAGGCTGTTCTTGTATTGCATGATCCGGCGAAGGTAAAAGCATTTGCTTATGTAGTAGGAGACTTTACAGATTGGGAAGAGAAAAGTGCTTACCTGATGAAAAAGTCAGAAGAGGCAGATGGAAATTACTTTTGGTTAGAGTTGAATGGATTGCAGGCAGGGCAGGAGTATGCTTTTCAGTATTGGATTGACGGTGGTTTAAAGTTGGCAGATCCTTATGCAGAGAAGGTGCTTAATGAAGAGGATAGTGAGATAGCAACAACTGTATATCCAGACTTAAAGTTATATCCAGAAGGAAAGACAGAGGGAGCCGTAGCTGTTTTGGAGACTGGCGCAGCAGCTTATACATGGCAATCCAATGCGGTAACAATCTCTGATAATGAGGACTTGGTGATATATGAAATGCATATTCGAGATTTTACGTCAGAAGGAAGCTTTAAGGCCGCAATAAGCAGACTAGATTATCTCAAAGACCTAGGCGTTAATACAGTTTTGATTATGCCTGTTATGGAGTTTGAAGGAAACAGCAGTCAAGGCTATAACCCCTTGTTCTATTTTGCCCCAGATAAGTCATATGGAACAGCTGAAGACTTGAAAGCACTGATTGATGCAATTCATGGAAAAGGAATGGCTGTTGTATTGGATATTGTATTAAATCATACAATGGCTGAATCACCATTAGTAAAGTTGTATAGCTCTGCCTCAGGAGTGCCAACAGCGATAAACCCTTGGTACAATGGAAACCAACCCCATGTAGGTTTTACAAAAGGGTACGATTTGGACCATGCTAACCCATTGGCTCAGCAGTTTGTAGATAGGGTCAATGCTTATTGGCTTAATGAATTCAAGGTAGATGGGTTACGTTTCGACTTCTCAAATGGTTTTACGAACGTGGCTGGAAATGGCTGGCAGCCTGACGCTTCACGTGTACAGCTTATTGAGCGAATGGCTGATGAAATATGGAAGGTAAATCAGGAAGCATTGGTTGTGTTGGACCATGATACAGATTATGAGGAAAGAAAGACATTAGCAGCTTATGGATTGCTGGTTCAAGGAAATGAGAACCCAGTATTCAGGGAAACGTCCAAAGGAGGTTACGCAAATCTGGAGTTTCAGTATGCAGGCTTTTATGAATTTGAAAACCTGAACCTGATCAGCTTTATGGAAAGTCACGATCAGGAACGTCTGGCGTATGAAGCTTTATTTAAGGGAAGAATGAGAGGAGACTATAATATTACAGATATGTCGACAGCTTTCCAGCGACTGAAGCAGAGTGCTGCATTCTTTCTAATGACCCCTGGTCCTAAAATGCTTTGGCAGTTCGGTGAATTGGGTTATGATGTATCATTGATGCAAAATGAAGTGAATGGAGCTTTGAGTGAAGATAATATGGATGCGCCTAAGCCTGTTTTATGGAGTTATGCTGATGAGGCTGAGCGTAAAGAGCTTTATGAGTTGTACAAGACACTGCTGGCGTTAAGGGAGACATATAACTTGAATGCATTGATGAGTGAGAATGTCACAATGAAGATGGGAGGATCATTGCGTTTGAAAGAAATATTGTTGACAGGAGCTGATCTCAATGTGAAGATGATTGGCAACTTTGGCATGTCAGCAGCTAGAGTAGAGTATGACTTGACAGAAGTTGGAAATGCTTGGTTCGATTATTTTGCTGGAGGAAAAAATGTTCCTGTAAACGGCGCATTCATATTGGGACCTGGAGAGTTCAAGTTATTGGTGAGTAAGCCTATTACATTCCCTAAGCAAGGCATGATAAAAGAGGATAATACTACAGTGGCGGTATTCCCAACAGAGTTTGATGCCAATACAGTTATCAAGATATATTTTGATCCTGCCAAAGCCGGTTCAGCTCTTTCAGATGCAGAAGAGGTGCATATGGCATCTGGAATTGTTTTGGAAGGTCCTGAGAGCAGTAAGGTGGTAGATTTGGTCAATGATGACAATGAGAAGGGGAAGATGGTGAAACAACCTGATGGTTCTTGGCAAATAATCATTACACCAAGCGATTATTTTGATATAGGGGAAAATGAATTGCCTTACAGGATTGGGATGTATTTCCGAAATGCAGAAGGGACTGAAGAACAGAAATCACCTCTTGGAGAATATTACTATGCGAACTTTAAGCTTTTCCCTGAGCAGGTATGGTTGATAGGTTCAATGATGGATTGGAGTTTGACAAATGCACAAGAACTTCAGACCAATGGCAATGGAGAGTATTCTGTAATAATGGATTTACAGCCTGGTGATTCCTTTAAGTTTATTGACGCTTTAGATTATAGTGCTGGTACGGAATACGGCTCTGATAACAATGTAGACCTCAGGATTGCTGACGGTGAAGGAGGAGATATCTCCTTGCCTGAAGGAAAGCCTACCGGAACATATAAGGTAGTGGTGAACCTCAATGAGATGACAGTCTCGTTCCAAGACCCTCAAGTGTTAAGTACTGCCAAGAATATATTGTCCTATAATGTTGATGGTTTTGATGCCTTGATTGATCAAGGGGCTTCATCAATACGGTTGGTAATGCCTGACGGTACTGACCTGACAAATTTGGCGGCAGTAGTAAGGATCTCCACAAATGCGACGATTTCACCTGATCCTTCAGCAGCACGTGACTATACCTCTCCTGTGGTATATACCGTAACCGCAGAAGATGGAAGTACACAAGAATGGGTAGTGACTATTTCTGCAGGTAAGAGTACTGCCAATGACTTGCTATCATTCACGATGGCGGATGTTGCAGGTGCAATTGATGGAGAGGCTCACACCGTACAGTTGCTGTTACCTACAGGAAATGACATTAAGAGTCAGTCTGCAGTCTATGAGATATCTCAGTTTGCTACCATCACCCCAGACCCTGGAGTAGCTAGAGACTATTCTTCTCCTGTCGTCTTTACAGTAGTAGCAGAAGATGGTACATCACAAGAATGGACTGTTACAGTTCAGTCAGAGGCAAATGGATTGGATGGTAATGCCTTATCTGCGCAGGTGTTGATATATCCCAATCCGTTTGGTGAATCCTTTAATATGAAGACGGTCGGACTGAAAGGAGATATCAATGTCCGGATTTTTGACCTGACCGGAAGACTTGTATGGCAAACTATTGAAGAAGCTGGTTATCCTGTAGTGTTCAGTACCGCATCTTTCCATAGTGGAATGTATATGATGGAAATAGTAACAGAAGAAGGTAGAACACTTAAAAGAATTATTAAGCAGTAA
- a CDS encoding SusC/RagA family TonB-linked outer membrane protein: MKTHLRSFFLLLLLMFAVTTVFGQTTRGKYTVKGKLIDKTSGEPIIGASIKVKDENRGTVTDVDGNFSIELSEEDAALILSSVGYLPEEITVTPETQPLQIELEQDIANLEEVVVTGLASSVKRSNLANAVSTVSGAELMGTTVPQTLDGALYGKLPGINITSNSGAPGGGVSIKLRGITTINGTSEPLYIVDGVYMNNASFSAGTNSATIADTDGEITSPQDNPSNRIADINPEDIESVEVLKGPSTSAIYGTRANAGVIIIKTKRGQPGKTKITLSQDVGGTSILNKLGTRTFTEENVAAELPSQLDAFTEALDNGRLVDYEEELYGETGLLLRTHLSLSGGNENTRFYLSGLWQDEEGIIKGTGYERKSMRANIEHNFNKDIKIGLNLNYLNTKADRTVTNNDNAGVSVGISLVNTYPWADLFPNENGVYPDNPFASSNFLQTRDLSEVEEQTDRFIIGLNLDFNLLVRKRSSLKFIVYGGLDIINHDSKAYFPETLQWQQSGLTATNGFFARGNNSNTNFNGTVALLHNLTTDNGAFNFNTQLGANRFEVDQMRNIVTATDLIGGQKNLEQAGAINVFDRILETTDIGYFAQEEVNWKDRVILTAGVRLDKTSLNGDPDEIFFYPKASAAVNVANFDFFDKDLFNQVKIRAAYGEAGGVPSANSVTLRQPAFTIFNGSNISSNAGSLISEIQGNEDIQPERAKEFEAGIDLGILNNRVYLEATWYNKKVEDLILQADVPQSSGFEDKFINGGELRNRGVEITLGAAPLQKTNVTWDTRFIFWRNRSKILSLDVPSFDAPNGGFSSFLGIYRVEEGSSATQIVGPVPGSDGDVKIGDAEPDFQLSWYNTVTFLKNFQFNMLWHWKKGGDNINLTNLLADFAGTTHDFDDDDNGNGIANGPERIQAFIDRDNATVFIEDAGYLKLREISLFYKIPLQREWLDYIRLGVSGYNLVMFTDYNSYDPEVSNFGNNGISTGVEVAPFPSSRRYFFHVQLGI; the protein is encoded by the coding sequence ATGAAAACACATCTACGAAGTTTCTTCCTGTTACTTCTTCTGATGTTTGCCGTCACTACGGTGTTCGGCCAAACTACTAGAGGTAAGTATACTGTGAAGGGAAAGCTCATCGACAAGACTAGTGGTGAGCCAATCATTGGTGCAAGTATTAAGGTCAAGGATGAAAATAGAGGTACAGTAACTGACGTAGACGGTAATTTTTCAATAGAACTTAGCGAAGAAGATGCAGCTTTGATTCTGTCTTCTGTTGGCTACTTACCAGAGGAGATTACTGTCACACCTGAAACACAACCACTTCAGATTGAACTAGAACAAGACATTGCCAATTTGGAAGAGGTTGTCGTCACGGGACTCGCCAGTAGCGTAAAACGATCCAACCTTGCGAATGCCGTATCTACAGTCTCCGGTGCTGAGCTGATGGGTACTACCGTACCACAAACCTTGGACGGAGCACTTTACGGAAAACTGCCTGGTATCAATATCACCTCCAACTCAGGTGCGCCAGGTGGTGGGGTTTCCATTAAGCTAAGAGGTATTACGACCATCAACGGTACTTCAGAACCACTTTATATAGTGGATGGTGTATATATGAACAATGCATCTTTCTCTGCTGGTACGAACAGCGCCACGATTGCTGATACTGATGGCGAAATCACCAGTCCGCAAGATAACCCTTCAAACAGGATTGCTGATATCAACCCTGAAGATATCGAAAGTGTCGAGGTACTCAAAGGACCTTCCACTTCTGCTATATATGGTACCCGAGCCAATGCAGGGGTAATCATTATTAAAACCAAGAGAGGACAACCAGGTAAAACCAAAATTACACTTTCTCAGGATGTAGGTGGTACCTCAATTCTAAACAAGCTAGGTACCAGAACTTTTACTGAAGAAAATGTTGCTGCTGAACTTCCCTCTCAACTTGACGCTTTTACAGAAGCCTTGGACAATGGAAGACTTGTTGACTATGAGGAAGAGTTATATGGGGAAACCGGTTTGCTATTAAGAACACACCTTTCTCTTAGTGGAGGCAATGAAAATACCCGCTTTTACCTATCAGGCTTATGGCAAGATGAAGAAGGTATTATCAAAGGCACAGGGTATGAAAGGAAGTCCATGAGAGCCAATATTGAGCACAACTTTAATAAAGACATCAAGATCGGGCTAAACCTGAATTACTTGAATACTAAAGCTGACCGTACGGTCACCAACAATGATAATGCAGGTGTTTCGGTCGGAATCTCACTCGTAAATACTTACCCTTGGGCAGACCTTTTCCCAAATGAAAATGGTGTCTATCCGGACAACCCATTTGCGTCCTCTAATTTCCTTCAAACAAGGGATCTTTCAGAAGTGGAAGAACAAACTGACCGTTTTATTATAGGCTTGAATTTAGACTTCAACCTATTAGTCAGAAAGCGATCTTCACTGAAGTTCATTGTGTATGGAGGACTTGATATTATCAACCACGATTCCAAAGCCTACTTCCCAGAAACACTGCAGTGGCAACAGTCAGGTTTAACTGCCACCAACGGTTTCTTCGCTAGAGGAAATAACTCTAATACGAACTTTAATGGTACGGTAGCTTTGCTCCATAACCTCACTACTGACAATGGTGCCTTTAATTTCAACACACAATTAGGGGCCAACAGGTTTGAGGTAGACCAAATGAGAAATATTGTCACAGCTACGGACTTGATTGGTGGACAGAAAAACCTGGAGCAAGCGGGAGCTATCAATGTATTTGACAGAATACTTGAAACGACTGACATAGGCTACTTCGCTCAAGAAGAGGTCAACTGGAAGGATCGGGTTATTCTGACTGCTGGTGTAAGATTAGATAAGACCTCTCTAAACGGAGACCCTGATGAGATATTCTTCTACCCAAAAGCTTCTGCTGCGGTAAACGTTGCCAACTTTGACTTCTTTGACAAGGACCTCTTCAATCAAGTAAAGATAAGGGCAGCCTACGGTGAAGCTGGTGGTGTACCTTCTGCCAACTCCGTAACACTTCGACAACCTGCCTTTACCATATTTAATGGCTCTAATATCTCTTCCAATGCGGGTTCATTAATATCAGAAATTCAAGGTAATGAAGATATCCAACCTGAAAGGGCTAAAGAGTTTGAGGCAGGGATTGATTTAGGTATTCTCAATAACAGAGTATATCTGGAAGCGACTTGGTATAACAAGAAAGTGGAAGACCTGATTCTTCAGGCTGATGTACCACAGTCATCTGGTTTCGAAGATAAATTTATCAATGGAGGTGAACTGCGTAACAGAGGAGTTGAAATCACATTAGGAGCTGCTCCATTACAAAAAACAAATGTTACCTGGGACACCCGCTTTATCTTCTGGAGAAACCGTTCTAAAATCTTAAGCCTTGATGTTCCTTCATTTGATGCCCCTAATGGTGGATTCTCTAGTTTCCTTGGTATTTACAGGGTAGAAGAAGGCTCTTCAGCTACTCAAATAGTAGGACCTGTTCCAGGCTCTGATGGTGATGTGAAAATTGGTGATGCTGAACCTGACTTCCAGCTTTCGTGGTACAATACGGTGACCTTCCTGAAGAACTTCCAATTCAATATGCTTTGGCACTGGAAAAAAGGAGGCGATAATATCAACCTTACAAACCTGTTGGCTGACTTTGCGGGTACTACTCACGATTTTGATGATGATGACAATGGAAACGGTATTGCAAATGGTCCTGAGCGTATTCAGGCATTTATTGATAGAGACAATGCAACGGTATTTATAGAAGATGCAGGCTACCTGAAGCTAAGAGAAATTTCACTTTTCTATAAAATTCCGCTTCAAAGAGAGTGGTTGGATTATATACGCTTAGGTGTATCAGGCTATAACCTGGTTATGTTTACAGACTACAACAGCTACGACCCTGAGGTATCTAACTTTGGTAATAATGGTATCTCCACAGGTGTAGAAGTAGCTCCATTCCCATCATCAAGGAGGTATTTCTTCCATGTTCAGTTAGGAATATGA
- a CDS encoding RagB/SusD family nutrient uptake outer membrane protein, which produces MLKKYIHTIGLGICMVAALSCEIGDQVDPNSPSLGSFQSEALPSQLNNLVTGTVSNMRSDLDNFYDDVGIVGREYYRFSGSDPRFTSDLLGQGGGMLDNNAFYVTRPYTERYQTIKNANILIEATNNTNQVTEEEKQAYLGFARTIQAHQLLMVLNLQNENGIRVDVEDPNNLGPFVSRDDALTRIASLLDSGDTHLSNAVEELPFPLSDGFEGFETASTFRQFNRGLAARVAVYRELYGDALGYLDESFMDLEGDLTTGTYYAFQQGGGDRINPIFIAPNASGDIRVAHPDWVEEAEAGDTRVTEKTAIRDVVAEQADLSSPYDVTVYTSIESPISIIRNEELILLYAEANIQEGNLAEGVQALDIIREAAGLNPLLVAKPSVILSQDALIEEMLNQRRYSLFYEGHRWVDMRRYDMLDELPIDRPGDIVHESFPIPFDEINFEENRGN; this is translated from the coding sequence ATGTTGAAAAAATATATTCATACAATAGGCTTGGGAATCTGTATGGTCGCTGCACTCAGTTGTGAAATTGGCGATCAGGTAGATCCTAATAGCCCAAGTCTAGGTAGCTTCCAGAGCGAGGCTTTACCTTCACAGCTCAATAACCTTGTAACAGGCACAGTTTCAAATATGCGTTCAGATCTTGATAATTTCTACGATGATGTAGGTATTGTAGGCAGGGAGTACTACCGATTCTCAGGATCAGACCCTCGCTTTACATCAGATTTATTGGGACAAGGTGGTGGTATGCTGGACAACAATGCATTCTACGTTACCCGTCCATATACTGAGCGATACCAAACAATCAAGAATGCCAATATCCTGATTGAGGCTACCAATAATACCAATCAAGTTACAGAAGAAGAAAAACAAGCATACTTGGGATTTGCTCGAACCATACAGGCTCACCAACTTTTGATGGTGCTTAACCTACAAAATGAAAATGGTATCAGGGTCGATGTAGAAGACCCTAACAATTTGGGTCCTTTTGTATCCAGAGATGATGCATTGACCAGAATTGCCAGTCTACTTGATAGTGGTGATACCCACTTAAGCAATGCAGTTGAGGAACTTCCATTTCCATTGTCTGATGGGTTTGAAGGATTTGAAACTGCCTCGACATTCCGCCAATTCAACCGTGGCTTAGCAGCACGTGTAGCGGTATACCGAGAGCTGTATGGAGACGCACTAGGCTACTTGGATGAGTCTTTTATGGATTTAGAAGGTGACCTCACGACTGGCACCTACTACGCTTTCCAGCAAGGTGGCGGTGATCGGATCAATCCTATATTCATCGCTCCAAATGCTTCAGGAGATATACGTGTTGCGCACCCAGATTGGGTTGAAGAAGCTGAAGCTGGTGATACGAGAGTAACTGAGAAAACTGCTATCAGGGATGTAGTTGCTGAGCAGGCAGATCTTAGCAGCCCTTATGATGTTACGGTATATACAAGCATTGAAAGTCCAATCTCAATTATTCGAAATGAGGAACTTATTTTATTATATGCTGAAGCTAATATTCAGGAAGGCAACCTTGCAGAAGGAGTACAAGCTTTGGATATTATTCGAGAAGCAGCAGGACTTAATCCGTTACTAGTTGCTAAGCCATCGGTTATTTTAAGTCAGGATGCATTGATTGAGGAGATGTTGAATCAACGTAGATATTCCTTATTCTACGAAGGTCACAGATGGGTAGATATGAGACGCTATGACATGCTTGATGAACTACCAATTGACCGTCCGGGAGATATCGTACATGAAAGCTTCCCTATTCCTTTTGATGAAATCAATTTTGAAGAAAATAGAGGCAATTAA